The DNA window CTCCAAGGTCACCTCCACCAAGACCACGTCCTAATCCATCTCCAAGGTCACCTCCACCAAGACCACGTCCTAATCCATGTCCAAGGTCATCTCCACCAAGACCACGTCCTTATCCATCTCCTAGGTCACCTTCGCCAAGACCACCAAGACCACGTCCTAATCCATCTCCTAGGTCAACTCCACCAAGACCACGTCCTATTCCATCTCCAATGTCACTTCCACCAAGACCACGTCCTCATCAATCTCCATGGTCACCTCCACCAAGACCACGCCCTAATCCATCTCCTAGGTCACCTCCACCAAGACCACCAAGACCACGTCCTAATCCATCTCCTATGGCCACATTTACCAAGACCACGTCCTAATTCATCTCCTAGATCACCTCCACCAAGACCACGTCCTAATCCATCTCTTAGGTCACCTCCACCAAGACCACGTCCTAATCCATCTCTTAGGTCACCTCCACCAAGACCACGCCCTAATCCATCTGCTAGGTCACCTCCACCAAGACCACCAAGACCACGTCCTAATCCATCTCCTATGGTCACCTTTACCAAGACCACGTCCTAATCCATCTGCTAGGTCACCTCCACCAAGACCACCAAGACCACGTCCTAATCCATCTCCTATGGTCACCTCCACCAAGACCACGT is part of the Crassostrea angulata isolate pt1a10 chromosome 3, ASM2561291v2, whole genome shotgun sequence genome and encodes:
- the LOC128176973 gene encoding uncharacterized histidine-rich protein DDB_G0274557-like, producing MVLFEGSLQFNHQDHVLIHLQGHLHQDHVLIHLQGHLHQDHVLIHVQGHLHQDHVLIHLLGHLRQDHQDHVLIHLLGQLHQDHVLFHLQCHFHQDHVLINLHGHLHQDHALIHLLGHLHQDHQDHVLIHLLWPHLPRPRPNSSPRSPPPRPRPNPSLRSPPPRPRPNPSLRSPPPRPRPNPSARSPPPRPPRPRPNPSPMVTFTKTTS